The sequence below is a genomic window from Leisingera sp. M658.
GATCCGGTGGCGATGCGCCCGTCGAAACTGGCGGCCAGCTTCAGGGTCACCAGCGGGCGGCCCTGCTCAGTCTTCAGGAAGAAACCCGCGTGATCCCGCGCTGCCTGTGCCCCCCATATTCCGGTGGCCACATCGATGCCCGCATTGCGCAGCATCTGAAATCCGTGCCCCGACACCCGCGGATCGCTGTCCTCAATCGCGGCAACAACCCGCGCCACACCGGCGTCAATCAGCGCCTGCGCACAGGGCGGCGTTTCGCCGTGATGGGCGCAAGGTTCCAGCGTCACATAAGCCGTGGCACCGCGTGCGGCCCCGCCGGCCTGCGCCAGTGCTTCAGTTTCTGCATGGGGGCGGCCGCCCGGCCTGGTCCAGCCGCGGCCCACCACGCGGCCGCCCTGCACGATAACACAGCCCACTGCCGGGTTCGGCCAGCAGTTGCCCTGCCCGCGCCGTCCCAGGGACAGCGCCAGCGCCATGAAACGGTGATCAGCGTCCATTATTCTTCCGGTGCAACTGGCGGGCGCAGCTCGTGAACAAAATCCTCGAAATCATCCGCCGCCTGGAAATTCTTGTAAACGCTGGCAAAGCGCACGTATGCCACGGTGTCGATCCGGGCCAGCGCTTCCATCACGATCTCGCCGATTTTCTTCGAGCCGATATCGGTCTCGCCCATGCTTTCCAGCCGCCGCACGATGCCCGAGATCATCTGATCAATCCGCTCCGGCTCAATCGGGCGTTTTTGCATCGAGATGCGGATCGAGCGTTCCAGCTTGTCGCGGTCGAAATCCTCGCGCTTGCCGCTAGTTTTGATCACCACAAGATCGCGCAGCTGCACCCGTTCGTAGGTGGTGAAACGGCCGCCGCAGGCCGGGCAGAACCGGCGCCGCCGGATCGAAACATGATCTTCGGCGGGGCGTGAATCCTTGACCTGAGTGTCGATATTTCCGCAAAATGGGCAGCGCATCCGCCTGCTCCCTCAATCCTGTCAGCCTATTGTTTGTGCCGGTGTTTGCCCGGTTATCCACAACTATAGGCTACCCTCCAGAATTTGGGTAGTGGTGATTTATGGCCGCTAGATAAAGAGGTTCAGGCCAGATGCACGGCCACATGCCGCTGGTGCGGACGATCGCGATGTTCAAACAGGTAAATCCCCTGCCAGGTGCCCAGCACCAGTGCACCGCGGCTGACAGGGACCGACAGGCTGACTGGCATCATCGCCGCTTTGATATGGGCGGGCATGTCGTCCGGCCCCTCATAGGTGTGGCGCAGATAGGCCATTGCGGGATCGGAGGAAGGCGGCACCAGGCGCGAAAAGAAGG
It includes:
- the nrdR gene encoding transcriptional regulator NrdR → MRCPFCGNIDTQVKDSRPAEDHVSIRRRRFCPACGGRFTTYERVQLRDLVVIKTSGKREDFDRDKLERSIRISMQKRPIEPERIDQMISGIVRRLESMGETDIGSKKIGEIVMEALARIDTVAYVRFASVYKNFQAADDFEDFVHELRPPVAPEE
- a CDS encoding secondary thiamine-phosphate synthase enzyme YjbQ yields the protein MQYEFTIPTRGQGLYEFTRDVQAWVSGSGLQDGLLTLFVRHTSCSLLIQENADPEVQTDLRAFFSRLVPPSSDPAMAYLRHTYEGPDDMPAHIKAAMMPVSLSVPVSRGALVLGTWQGIYLFEHRDRPHQRHVAVHLA